The following proteins are encoded in a genomic region of Balaenoptera ricei isolate mBalRic1 chromosome 14, mBalRic1.hap2, whole genome shotgun sequence:
- the LOC132347920 gene encoding uncharacterized LOC128125816 homolog gives MPASTTIHVLQLLRELLAFVLLSYTVLIGALLLAGWTTYFMVLK, from the coding sequence ATGCCGGCCTCGACCACCATCCACGTGCTGCAGCTGCTGCGGGAGCTGCTGGCCTTCGTGCTCCTCAGCTACACGGTGCTCATCGGGGCGCTGCTGCTGGCCGGCTGGACCACCTATTTCATGGTGCTGAAGTGA